A single genomic interval of Porphyromonas sp. oral taxon 275 harbors:
- a CDS encoding GNA1162 family protein has protein sequence MKLHALSLALGALLALSSCSIQNNTHVQRSRMDNYSKLYAERPRTILLMPVVNKGGGAQLDQPLLQASVRALSEQGYYVISPRVVSALVGAGGLEFYRTMEPHYLVELFGADAALYTTILDWQQNRGQGETRINIGYELRSLRSGETLINRRVSGVIDDSVVDFRDESVGTHIFQFFFNALTSLFRSPRHAIDRVQDFGIGELPYGPYHKRHYVDMKEREREP, from the coding sequence ATGAAGCTCCACGCCCTTAGCCTAGCCCTCGGCGCCCTCCTCGCCCTCAGCAGCTGCAGCATACAGAATAACACCCACGTGCAGCGCAGCCGCATGGACAACTACAGCAAGCTCTACGCCGAGCGCCCCCGCACCATCCTCCTGATGCCTGTAGTCAACAAGGGCGGAGGAGCCCAGCTGGACCAGCCCCTGCTGCAAGCCAGTGTACGCGCTCTGAGCGAGCAGGGCTACTACGTCATCAGCCCGCGCGTGGTCTCGGCGCTTGTCGGGGCAGGCGGACTGGAGTTCTATCGCACGATGGAGCCCCACTACCTCGTGGAGCTCTTCGGCGCCGATGCCGCCCTCTACACGACCATCCTCGACTGGCAGCAGAATAGGGGTCAGGGGGAGACACGAATCAACATCGGCTACGAGCTGCGTTCGCTCCGATCGGGCGAGACCCTCATCAATCGCCGCGTCAGCGGAGTGATCGACGATAGCGTGGTGGACTTCCGCGACGAATCCGTCGGCACGCACATCTTCCAGTTCTTCTTCAATGCGCTGACGAGCCTCTTCAGGTCGCCACGGCACGCGATCGACCGAGTGCAGGACTTCGGCATCGGTGAGCTCCCCTACGGGCCCTACCACAAGCGGCACTACGTGGATATGAAGGAGCGCGAGCGCGAGCCCTAG
- a CDS encoding DUF4810 domain-containing protein: MRTLPLGCALAALVLTLSASSCGRRMLYSWKQYDTLVDLQPKKLTPSRAKTLEQLYLKAIQQPGGQLRRPAPGRCAEYGLFLWQLERREEALHYLRQEMELYPESSPMITRLIKRLQKDEAPRP, from the coding sequence ATGAGGACCCTCCCCCTAGGCTGCGCCCTGGCCGCCCTCGTGCTGACGCTCAGCGCCTCCAGCTGCGGCCGCCGCATGCTCTACTCGTGGAAGCAGTACGACACACTGGTCGACCTGCAGCCCAAGAAGCTCACCCCTAGCCGCGCAAAAACCCTGGAGCAGCTCTACCTCAAGGCCATACAGCAGCCTGGTGGCCAGCTACGCCGCCCCGCCCCTGGACGCTGCGCCGAGTACGGGCTCTTCCTCTGGCAGCTCGAGCGCCGGGAGGAGGCCCTCCACTACCTCCGCCAGGAGATGGAGCTCTACCCCGAGAGCAGCCCTATGATCACACGTCTCATCAAGCGTCTACAGAAGGATGAAGCTCCACGCCCTTAG